In Brassica rapa cultivar Chiifu-401-42 chromosome A06, CAAS_Brap_v3.01, whole genome shotgun sequence, a single window of DNA contains:
- the LOC103871688 gene encoding probable serine/threonine-protein kinase At1g54610: MRRLDHPNVLKLEGLITTPVSSSLYLVFDYMEHDLLGLSSLPRRGVLHRDIKGSNLLIDGNGVLKIADFGLATFFDPKARTVALTSHVVTLWYRPPELLLGAIEVVDGGIAENSVWRR, encoded by the exons ATGCGGCGTTTAGACCATCCCAACGTCCTCAAACTAGAAGGACTCATCACCACACCCGTCTCATCATCCCTCTACTTAGTCTTTGACTACATGGAGCATGATCTCTTGGGACTCTCCTCCCTCCCCCG CCGCGGCGTGCTTCATCGAGATATTAAGGGTTCGAATCTTCTGATCGATGGTAATGGAGTTCTGAAGATAGCTGATTTTGGTTTAGCGACGTTCTTCGACCCGAAGGCGAGAACTGTTGCTTTGACTAGCCATGTTGTCACTCTTTGGTACCGACCACCAGAGCTTTTGCTTGGAGCCATAGAAGTCGTGGATGGTGGAATTGCGGAGAACAGTGTTTGGCGGAGATGA